A window of Pectinophora gossypiella chromosome 12, ilPecGoss1.1, whole genome shotgun sequence contains these coding sequences:
- the LOC126371436 gene encoding uncharacterized protein LOC126371436 isoform X2, translating into MPQIFFKKVMVVRDRADFENASYVINRRYSKGKMSPVCHNFVQNAWKKDFCSNCFKSREEHVKQERQTDGAKYLATPFQNRSTFFKKSPPSILKTHPKKKSKRNVRFPEAVCSVIGYGGDDWSDGEEFEVSEENEDEDPFPDTEEERELHRITKSNTDFNTVKANLLGDSTAKSYTSLMLGKMQTDSDGKKKTLMVSVTPFGQDKGPSIKSHIRKPAVVNVSDPPSDDTSNSYKTNIILSSYIKSESETIISSEGVNTTTEGICTEKSLLEEISETLKQNRIANGTDINLTSNESSKPAVVEGKMKESMSDDFDKKEMTETKKNSLVRKSPLPKTQERPKVNLSRSEFKFCKINIESSSVDSAVGTLNSTANNSLASDDESFSGRTDSDNDDSGHFSEPSKGEETVKIKVFNETDKNIKMSPVGQLRKVDGQANSGYSTFQSPIIDMPPIIPKQPETIFSADASRELAGEPDGRADPDESMEAPALPNSPIPVMDPRPSFLHGIITEIMPSNKPAVPEKPKLPVKPVIKQTTKKSVITTHQQQTVMHLQITKKEEEEKAIRCLSEEKNNEITEVQEDKSETIYYAKPVLTKQDSDTSLHSLCKRKAPTPPSSPSAHSEDSNISNIYQRNTNGFMKSDSPVVREMEKRERATISAASSVPKPKPVEEPVQIQETKKADMAPTPEPAPRRNISLSHDNLLLEEKRKGKYKFSIKKLLRIGSSKDLDKKELTVPVIPKLSSKPEEIYDYAPKPKPRLVIIHPLDINGTNVEVVKPNEISELRRLSHDDVSSIYSGSSTTEGESPKIISKPPPPPRQSSEDNKAVSSVPKPARPPPPKSAALQKKQKLQAWATPPTKQDNIYANLGEIRSALAPRKPERTASMREREAHLELPKRRNAIDDDKDEVDDGPQELVQATNEPVIHSYDDVYNSKYDEEACDSAKNSDSDYEYVHHQRSSSPECDAAIKPRENVETRNEARKSDGESNGDFPKYVNSFNRTSLPYCGSETESEIYSPYSFYSPADTIDSPTNDDYQNDMTPKTTTNKLRVRKGRSVVHKNLEDNYGAVVIANHEALAQVLEQVQQSATMQSSLRGLKACTNLRWSDFSIQPLKTFVKAGKRIFYPAIWNSSQGPVNVTLMLHKEQMASQMICQQSVQPQTLSLNAITEFCDLVPLQQFGEEGEDLVQATIVVLAHAQVDTIQSYGESLHAGEGLTTKEYQLVQTEQIHEAIFMMLQLINGLKCLQARGVEEVSETLTSFIALKEIQPISHGSTLNLPSPDDRLNSLWAPKTNSYGRLCILQGLSEEINCSKTADDEHLNSLCKCAIRAVEILLPGEKLTPLLKELLDQERAISLNQAKSVLEFMLWGPLDVVQGVPVEERELSLQRWLDLERATVLHGLVRTRVQLNVFEQLHLMFLVRSTAKAMCEASVLLEKANVY; encoded by the exons AATGCCAGTTACGTGATCAACAGACGATATTCGAAGGGCAAGATGTCGCCGGTTTGCCACAACTTCGTGCAAAACGCCTGGAAGAAGGACTTCTGCTCCAACTGCTTCAAGTCGCGCGAGGAACACGTCAAACAAGAGAGGCAGACAGACGGAGCCAAGTATCTCGCTACTCCCTTCCAAAACAGAAGCACATTCTTCAAGAAATCACCACCGAGCATTCTTAAAACACATCCAAAGAAGAAAAGCAAACGAAACGTCAGATTCCCTGAAGCAGTATGCAGCGTCATAGGCTACGGAGGCGACGACTGGTCTGATGGAGAAGAATTCGAAGTGTCGGAAGAAAACGAGGACGAAGATCCTTTCCCAGACACCGAGGAAGAAAGGGAGCTTCACAGAATCACAAAAAGTAACACAGACTTCAATACTGTTAAAGCTAATCTTCTAGGAGATTCTACAGCGAAATCGTACACTTCTTTAATGCTTGGAAAGATGCAGACAGATTCAGACGgcaaaaagaaaactttgatggtCTCTGTAACTCCATTCGGTCAAGATAAGGGTCCTAGTATTAAGTCTCACATTCGCAAACCCGCCGTTGTAAATGTATCCGACCCACCTTCAGACGATACGTCGAATAGTTATAAAACGAACATAATTTTATCATCCTACATAAAATCAGAATCTGAAACTATAATCAGTTCTGAAGGTGTGAATACTACTACAGAAGGAATATGCACAGAAAAGTCTTTGTTGGAAGAGATATCAGAGACTCTTAAACAGAATAGAATTGCTAACGGCACAGATATAAATTTGACATCTAATGAAAGCAGTAAACCTGCAGTGGTTGAAGGGAAGATGAAAGAGAGTATGTCTGATGACTTTGACAAAAAAGAGATGACTGAAACGAAAAAGAATAGCCTTGTTAGGAAATCGCCACTCCCAAAAACTCAGGAGAGGCCTAAAGTAAATCTCAGTCGATCAGAGTTCAAattctgtaaaataaatattgaaagtaGTAGTGTTGACTCTGCTGTGGGTACTCTTAATTCTACAGCTAACAACTCTTTAGCTTCTGACGATGAGAGCTTTAGTGGACGAACTGATTCCGACAACGACGACAGCGGTCACTTTTCAGAGCCATCTAAAGGCGAAGAAACAGTTAAGATAAAAGTTTTCAATGAAACAGATAAGAACATTAAAATGTCACCAGTTGGTCAGCTTAGAAAAGTTGATGGTCAAGCTAATAGTGGTTACTCTACATTCCAGAGTCCTATTATAGATATGCCTCCAATAATACCGAAACAACCGGAGACAATTTTCTCTGCTGACGCCAGTCGGGAGTTAGCTGGTGAACCAGACGGAAGGGCAGACCCAGATGAGTCTATGGAAGCACCTGCACTACCTAACAGTCCCATACCTGTGATGGATCCGCGACCATCCTTCTTACACGGCATCATTACTGAAATCATGCCCAGCAACAAACCGGCTGTGCCAGAGAAACCGAAACTGCCAGTCAAACCAGTAATAAAACAAACTACAAAGAAAAGCGTAATTACAACGCACCAACAACAGACTGTTATGCATTTACAAATAACGaagaaggaagaagaagaaaaagccaTAAGATGTTTAAGCGAGgagaaaaataatgaaattacagAAGTTCAAGAAGACAAGTCTGAAACTATCTACTATGCAAAACCAGTACTGACAAAACAAGACAGTGATACGTCCTTACACAGCCTTTGTAAGCGAAAAGCACCAACACCACCATCATCACCCTCAGCCCATTCCGAAGACAGTAACATCAGTAATATTTACCAAAGAAATACAAACGGGTTCATGAAATCTGACTCACCTGTTGTCAGGGAAATGGAGAAGAGAGAGCGGGCTACTATTAGTGCGGCATCTTCGGTGCCCAAACCAAAACCTGTCGAAGAACCTGTCCAGATACAAGAAACCAAGAAAGCTGACATGGCTCCAACTCCCGAACCCGCACCAAGGAGAAACATCTCTTTATCCCACGACAATTTACTCCTAGAAGAAAAGCGTAAGGGTAAATATAAGTTTTCGATCAAAAAACTGCTTCGCATTGGTTCATCGAAGGACTTGGATAAGAAAGAGCTAACTGTCCCTGTTATCCCTAAACTGTCGAGTAAACCTGAAGAGATTTACGATTACGCGCCAAAGCCGAAGCCTCGGCTTGTTATCATTCACCCTTTAGATATAAATGGGACAAACGTGGAAGTGGTGAAACCGAATGAGATTTCGGAGTTGCGTCGATTGAGCCATGATGACGTATCGTCGATATACAGTGGTAGTAGTACAACTGAAGGTGAAAGCCCGAAGATTATAAGCAAACCTCCTCCTCCGCCACGTCAGTCCAGTGAAGATAACAAAGCGGTCTCGAGTGTGCCGAAACCTGCAAGACCACCGCCCCCAAAGTCTGCTGCGTTGCAGAAGAAGCAAAAACTGCAAGCGTGGGCAACACCCCCTACGAAGCAAGATAATATATACGCTAATTTAG GAGAGATCAGATCAGCCCTTGCCCCAAGGAAACCCGAACGGACGGCGAGCATGCGCGAGAGAGAAGCACATTTAGAGCTACCAAAACGTAGAAACGCTATCGATGACGACAAAGATGAGGTCGACGATGGTCCGCAAGAACTAGTCCAAGCCACTAACGAGCCAGTAATCCACAGTTACGATGACGTGTACAACTCTAAATACGACGAAGAAGCGTGTGATTCAGCGAAAAATAGTGACAGCGATTATGAATACGTTCACCATCAGCGATCGAGTTCTCCGGAATGCGACGCTGCGATCAAACCTAGAGAGAATGTCGAAACCAGAAACGAAGCAAGGAAAAGCGACGGCGAGAGCAATGGCGACTTCCCGAAATACGTGAACAGCTTCAACAGGACATCTCTACCCTACTGCGGCAGCGAAACCGAATCTGAAATCTACTCTCCGTATAGTTTCTATAGCCCGGCTGACACAATCGACAGTCCCACAAACGATGATTACCAAAACGACATGACCCCAAAAACAACCACAAACAAACTCAGAGTAAGGAAAGGTAGAAGCGTGGTGCACAAGAACTTGGAAGATAATTACGGCGCCGTCGTTATAGCGAATCACGAAGCGCTCGCGCAGGTTTTAGAACAG GTACAACAAAGTGCAACAATGCAATCATCACTCCGCGGACTGAAAGCGTGCACTAACCTCCGATGGAGTGACTTCTCTATCCAGCCGCTGAAGACTTTCGTCAAAGCTGGCAAGAGGATCTTCTACCCGGCCATATGGAACTCCAGTCAGGGGCCAGTAAATGTGACCCTGATGCTTCATAAGGAACAGATGGCATCTCAGATGATCTGCCAGCAATCTGTGCAACCTCAAACGCTGAGTCTGAACGCAATCACGGAGTTTTGCGATCTTGTGCCACTTCAACAATTTGGCGAGGAAGGAGAAGATTTAGTGCAAG CTACAATCGTCGTTCTAGCGCACGCTCAAGTCGACACCATCCAGTCTTACGGCGAGAGTCTCCACGCCGGTGAAGGTCTCACCACCAAGGAATACCAATTGGTGCAGACTGAGCAAATCCATGAAGCTATATTCATGATGCTTCAACTCATCAATGGATTGAAATGCCTCCAAGCGAGAGGCGTGGAGGAGGTTTCTGAGACTCTAACGTCATTCATCGCGTTAAAGGAGATTCAGCCGATATCTCATGGAAGCACGTTGAATCTACCCTCGCCTGATGATAGGCTGAACTCGCTGTGGGCACCGAAGACTAACAGCTATGGACGATTATGCATATTACAAGG ATTGAGCGAAGAGATCAACTGCAGCAAAACAGCAGACGACGAACATCTCAATTCTCTTTGTAAATGTGCTATCAGGGCCGTCGAGATCTTACTACCTGGCGAGAAACTGACCCCACTCTTGAAAGAACTATTGGACCAAGAGCGTGCTATATCACTGAACCAGGCGAAATCTGTCCTTGAATTCATGCTCTGGGGGCCTTTAGACGTAGTTCAAGGGGTACCAGTCGAGGAAAGAGAGCTTTCGCTACAAAGGTGGTTGGACCTAGAAAGGGCGACGGTTTTACACGGATTGGTGAGGACAAGGGTCCAACTAAATGTGTTCGAGCAGTTGCATTTGATGTTCTTGGTGCGGTCGACGGCGAAGGCGATGTGTGAAGCGTCTGTCCTACTGGAAAAAGCAAACGTTTATtga
- the LOC126371436 gene encoding uncharacterized protein LOC126371436 isoform X1, which yields MERYTVIRRSKRRSNDGLLTRWRRKCSILNRRTWVTNGYDLNNASYVINRRYSKGKMSPVCHNFVQNAWKKDFCSNCFKSREEHVKQERQTDGAKYLATPFQNRSTFFKKSPPSILKTHPKKKSKRNVRFPEAVCSVIGYGGDDWSDGEEFEVSEENEDEDPFPDTEEERELHRITKSNTDFNTVKANLLGDSTAKSYTSLMLGKMQTDSDGKKKTLMVSVTPFGQDKGPSIKSHIRKPAVVNVSDPPSDDTSNSYKTNIILSSYIKSESETIISSEGVNTTTEGICTEKSLLEEISETLKQNRIANGTDINLTSNESSKPAVVEGKMKESMSDDFDKKEMTETKKNSLVRKSPLPKTQERPKVNLSRSEFKFCKINIESSSVDSAVGTLNSTANNSLASDDESFSGRTDSDNDDSGHFSEPSKGEETVKIKVFNETDKNIKMSPVGQLRKVDGQANSGYSTFQSPIIDMPPIIPKQPETIFSADASRELAGEPDGRADPDESMEAPALPNSPIPVMDPRPSFLHGIITEIMPSNKPAVPEKPKLPVKPVIKQTTKKSVITTHQQQTVMHLQITKKEEEEKAIRCLSEEKNNEITEVQEDKSETIYYAKPVLTKQDSDTSLHSLCKRKAPTPPSSPSAHSEDSNISNIYQRNTNGFMKSDSPVVREMEKRERATISAASSVPKPKPVEEPVQIQETKKADMAPTPEPAPRRNISLSHDNLLLEEKRKGKYKFSIKKLLRIGSSKDLDKKELTVPVIPKLSSKPEEIYDYAPKPKPRLVIIHPLDINGTNVEVVKPNEISELRRLSHDDVSSIYSGSSTTEGESPKIISKPPPPPRQSSEDNKAVSSVPKPARPPPPKSAALQKKQKLQAWATPPTKQDNIYANLGEIRSALAPRKPERTASMREREAHLELPKRRNAIDDDKDEVDDGPQELVQATNEPVIHSYDDVYNSKYDEEACDSAKNSDSDYEYVHHQRSSSPECDAAIKPRENVETRNEARKSDGESNGDFPKYVNSFNRTSLPYCGSETESEIYSPYSFYSPADTIDSPTNDDYQNDMTPKTTTNKLRVRKGRSVVHKNLEDNYGAVVIANHEALAQVLEQVQQSATMQSSLRGLKACTNLRWSDFSIQPLKTFVKAGKRIFYPAIWNSSQGPVNVTLMLHKEQMASQMICQQSVQPQTLSLNAITEFCDLVPLQQFGEEGEDLVQATIVVLAHAQVDTIQSYGESLHAGEGLTTKEYQLVQTEQIHEAIFMMLQLINGLKCLQARGVEEVSETLTSFIALKEIQPISHGSTLNLPSPDDRLNSLWAPKTNSYGRLCILQGLSEEINCSKTADDEHLNSLCKCAIRAVEILLPGEKLTPLLKELLDQERAISLNQAKSVLEFMLWGPLDVVQGVPVEERELSLQRWLDLERATVLHGLVRTRVQLNVFEQLHLMFLVRSTAKAMCEASVLLEKANVY from the exons AATGCCAGTTACGTGATCAACAGACGATATTCGAAGGGCAAGATGTCGCCGGTTTGCCACAACTTCGTGCAAAACGCCTGGAAGAAGGACTTCTGCTCCAACTGCTTCAAGTCGCGCGAGGAACACGTCAAACAAGAGAGGCAGACAGACGGAGCCAAGTATCTCGCTACTCCCTTCCAAAACAGAAGCACATTCTTCAAGAAATCACCACCGAGCATTCTTAAAACACATCCAAAGAAGAAAAGCAAACGAAACGTCAGATTCCCTGAAGCAGTATGCAGCGTCATAGGCTACGGAGGCGACGACTGGTCTGATGGAGAAGAATTCGAAGTGTCGGAAGAAAACGAGGACGAAGATCCTTTCCCAGACACCGAGGAAGAAAGGGAGCTTCACAGAATCACAAAAAGTAACACAGACTTCAATACTGTTAAAGCTAATCTTCTAGGAGATTCTACAGCGAAATCGTACACTTCTTTAATGCTTGGAAAGATGCAGACAGATTCAGACGgcaaaaagaaaactttgatggtCTCTGTAACTCCATTCGGTCAAGATAAGGGTCCTAGTATTAAGTCTCACATTCGCAAACCCGCCGTTGTAAATGTATCCGACCCACCTTCAGACGATACGTCGAATAGTTATAAAACGAACATAATTTTATCATCCTACATAAAATCAGAATCTGAAACTATAATCAGTTCTGAAGGTGTGAATACTACTACAGAAGGAATATGCACAGAAAAGTCTTTGTTGGAAGAGATATCAGAGACTCTTAAACAGAATAGAATTGCTAACGGCACAGATATAAATTTGACATCTAATGAAAGCAGTAAACCTGCAGTGGTTGAAGGGAAGATGAAAGAGAGTATGTCTGATGACTTTGACAAAAAAGAGATGACTGAAACGAAAAAGAATAGCCTTGTTAGGAAATCGCCACTCCCAAAAACTCAGGAGAGGCCTAAAGTAAATCTCAGTCGATCAGAGTTCAAattctgtaaaataaatattgaaagtaGTAGTGTTGACTCTGCTGTGGGTACTCTTAATTCTACAGCTAACAACTCTTTAGCTTCTGACGATGAGAGCTTTAGTGGACGAACTGATTCCGACAACGACGACAGCGGTCACTTTTCAGAGCCATCTAAAGGCGAAGAAACAGTTAAGATAAAAGTTTTCAATGAAACAGATAAGAACATTAAAATGTCACCAGTTGGTCAGCTTAGAAAAGTTGATGGTCAAGCTAATAGTGGTTACTCTACATTCCAGAGTCCTATTATAGATATGCCTCCAATAATACCGAAACAACCGGAGACAATTTTCTCTGCTGACGCCAGTCGGGAGTTAGCTGGTGAACCAGACGGAAGGGCAGACCCAGATGAGTCTATGGAAGCACCTGCACTACCTAACAGTCCCATACCTGTGATGGATCCGCGACCATCCTTCTTACACGGCATCATTACTGAAATCATGCCCAGCAACAAACCGGCTGTGCCAGAGAAACCGAAACTGCCAGTCAAACCAGTAATAAAACAAACTACAAAGAAAAGCGTAATTACAACGCACCAACAACAGACTGTTATGCATTTACAAATAACGaagaaggaagaagaagaaaaagccaTAAGATGTTTAAGCGAGgagaaaaataatgaaattacagAAGTTCAAGAAGACAAGTCTGAAACTATCTACTATGCAAAACCAGTACTGACAAAACAAGACAGTGATACGTCCTTACACAGCCTTTGTAAGCGAAAAGCACCAACACCACCATCATCACCCTCAGCCCATTCCGAAGACAGTAACATCAGTAATATTTACCAAAGAAATACAAACGGGTTCATGAAATCTGACTCACCTGTTGTCAGGGAAATGGAGAAGAGAGAGCGGGCTACTATTAGTGCGGCATCTTCGGTGCCCAAACCAAAACCTGTCGAAGAACCTGTCCAGATACAAGAAACCAAGAAAGCTGACATGGCTCCAACTCCCGAACCCGCACCAAGGAGAAACATCTCTTTATCCCACGACAATTTACTCCTAGAAGAAAAGCGTAAGGGTAAATATAAGTTTTCGATCAAAAAACTGCTTCGCATTGGTTCATCGAAGGACTTGGATAAGAAAGAGCTAACTGTCCCTGTTATCCCTAAACTGTCGAGTAAACCTGAAGAGATTTACGATTACGCGCCAAAGCCGAAGCCTCGGCTTGTTATCATTCACCCTTTAGATATAAATGGGACAAACGTGGAAGTGGTGAAACCGAATGAGATTTCGGAGTTGCGTCGATTGAGCCATGATGACGTATCGTCGATATACAGTGGTAGTAGTACAACTGAAGGTGAAAGCCCGAAGATTATAAGCAAACCTCCTCCTCCGCCACGTCAGTCCAGTGAAGATAACAAAGCGGTCTCGAGTGTGCCGAAACCTGCAAGACCACCGCCCCCAAAGTCTGCTGCGTTGCAGAAGAAGCAAAAACTGCAAGCGTGGGCAACACCCCCTACGAAGCAAGATAATATATACGCTAATTTAG GAGAGATCAGATCAGCCCTTGCCCCAAGGAAACCCGAACGGACGGCGAGCATGCGCGAGAGAGAAGCACATTTAGAGCTACCAAAACGTAGAAACGCTATCGATGACGACAAAGATGAGGTCGACGATGGTCCGCAAGAACTAGTCCAAGCCACTAACGAGCCAGTAATCCACAGTTACGATGACGTGTACAACTCTAAATACGACGAAGAAGCGTGTGATTCAGCGAAAAATAGTGACAGCGATTATGAATACGTTCACCATCAGCGATCGAGTTCTCCGGAATGCGACGCTGCGATCAAACCTAGAGAGAATGTCGAAACCAGAAACGAAGCAAGGAAAAGCGACGGCGAGAGCAATGGCGACTTCCCGAAATACGTGAACAGCTTCAACAGGACATCTCTACCCTACTGCGGCAGCGAAACCGAATCTGAAATCTACTCTCCGTATAGTTTCTATAGCCCGGCTGACACAATCGACAGTCCCACAAACGATGATTACCAAAACGACATGACCCCAAAAACAACCACAAACAAACTCAGAGTAAGGAAAGGTAGAAGCGTGGTGCACAAGAACTTGGAAGATAATTACGGCGCCGTCGTTATAGCGAATCACGAAGCGCTCGCGCAGGTTTTAGAACAG GTACAACAAAGTGCAACAATGCAATCATCACTCCGCGGACTGAAAGCGTGCACTAACCTCCGATGGAGTGACTTCTCTATCCAGCCGCTGAAGACTTTCGTCAAAGCTGGCAAGAGGATCTTCTACCCGGCCATATGGAACTCCAGTCAGGGGCCAGTAAATGTGACCCTGATGCTTCATAAGGAACAGATGGCATCTCAGATGATCTGCCAGCAATCTGTGCAACCTCAAACGCTGAGTCTGAACGCAATCACGGAGTTTTGCGATCTTGTGCCACTTCAACAATTTGGCGAGGAAGGAGAAGATTTAGTGCAAG CTACAATCGTCGTTCTAGCGCACGCTCAAGTCGACACCATCCAGTCTTACGGCGAGAGTCTCCACGCCGGTGAAGGTCTCACCACCAAGGAATACCAATTGGTGCAGACTGAGCAAATCCATGAAGCTATATTCATGATGCTTCAACTCATCAATGGATTGAAATGCCTCCAAGCGAGAGGCGTGGAGGAGGTTTCTGAGACTCTAACGTCATTCATCGCGTTAAAGGAGATTCAGCCGATATCTCATGGAAGCACGTTGAATCTACCCTCGCCTGATGATAGGCTGAACTCGCTGTGGGCACCGAAGACTAACAGCTATGGACGATTATGCATATTACAAGG ATTGAGCGAAGAGATCAACTGCAGCAAAACAGCAGACGACGAACATCTCAATTCTCTTTGTAAATGTGCTATCAGGGCCGTCGAGATCTTACTACCTGGCGAGAAACTGACCCCACTCTTGAAAGAACTATTGGACCAAGAGCGTGCTATATCACTGAACCAGGCGAAATCTGTCCTTGAATTCATGCTCTGGGGGCCTTTAGACGTAGTTCAAGGGGTACCAGTCGAGGAAAGAGAGCTTTCGCTACAAAGGTGGTTGGACCTAGAAAGGGCGACGGTTTTACACGGATTGGTGAGGACAAGGGTCCAACTAAATGTGTTCGAGCAGTTGCATTTGATGTTCTTGGTGCGGTCGACGGCGAAGGCGATGTGTGAAGCGTCTGTCCTACTGGAAAAAGCAAACGTTTATtga